The Elusimicrobiota bacterium genome has a window encoding:
- the alr gene encoding alanine racemase, producing MINLLKNMKFSRPNWVEIDINKIKGNVKEISKLIGSKTKIIAIIKDNGYGHGAAEIAKSLLKDNSVWGFGVASNEEGITLRENGITKPILLLGEFYPRNYLKESIQFNLTPTIVSFESLEFLSNSSLKASPAKPVKFHLKIDTGMGRIGILPSDVSRFIDKLKEYKNLKMEGVFTHFASADCNVDYTLEQINEFKRAIKSVNDAGIKNVLFHAANSAALIKYPSSHFSLVRPGIALYGLMPFKGVEKFIKLQPALSWKTKIVFIKKVPIGKSISYGCTFTARRNSLIATFPAGYGDGYNRKLSNCGSVIINNHKAPVVGRVTMDLTMADVTDVPGAQAGDEVILIGSSENGLKITADNIAEKCGTIDYEIVCNINQRVPRIYVK from the coding sequence TTGATAAATCTTCTTAAAAATATGAAATTTTCCAGGCCCAATTGGGTAGAAATTGACATTAACAAAATAAAAGGAAACGTAAAAGAGATATCAAAATTAATTGGCAGTAAAACAAAAATTATCGCTATCATAAAAGATAATGGGTACGGCCACGGAGCTGCGGAGATAGCAAAATCTTTATTAAAAGACAATTCTGTATGGGGTTTTGGAGTTGCTTCTAATGAAGAAGGAATCACACTGAGGGAAAATGGTATTACCAAACCGATTTTACTGCTCGGAGAATTTTATCCCCGTAATTATTTAAAAGAATCGATACAGTTTAACCTCACGCCAACAATAGTCAGTTTTGAAAGCCTTGAATTCCTGTCAAATTCTTCATTAAAAGCTTCACCGGCAAAGCCGGTGAAATTTCATTTAAAGATAGACACCGGCATGGGCAGGATCGGTATTTTACCGTCAGATGTTTCCCGTTTTATAGATAAACTGAAAGAATACAAGAATTTGAAAATGGAAGGCGTGTTCACGCACTTCGCCAGCGCAGACTGCAATGTTGATTATACCCTGGAGCAGATAAATGAATTTAAAAGGGCAATAAAATCGGTTAATGATGCAGGTATAAAAAATGTTCTTTTTCATGCCGCAAATTCGGCTGCGCTGATAAAATATCCTTCTTCTCATTTTTCTCTTGTAAGGCCCGGAATTGCATTATATGGTTTAATGCCTTTTAAAGGGGTTGAAAAATTTATAAAGCTGCAGCCCGCGTTATCCTGGAAAACTAAAATTGTTTTTATAAAAAAAGTCCCTATAGGAAAGTCAATAAGTTACGGCTGTACTTTTACCGCCAGGCGTAATTCTCTCATAGCAACCTTTCCGGCAGGTTATGGCGACGGCTATAACAGAAAATTATCGAATTGCGGCAGTGTTATAATAAATAATCACAAAGCCCCGGTTGTCGGAAGGGTTACAATGGATCTCACGATGGCAGATGTAACAGATGTGCCAGGTGCCCAGGCAGGAGACGAAGTAATATTAATAGGTTCATCAGAGAATGGATTGAAAATAACCGCTGATAATATAGCTGAAAAATGCGGAACTATAGACTATGAAATAGTATGCAACATCAATCAGCGCGTGCCGAGAATTTATGTTAAATAA
- a CDS encoding ABC transporter permease, producing MLNKIEGKFIAILDGLAKSFVLIYKIVYSCFLKPFEAKLVIYQMVSIGFRSLPVAMLTAFSVGMVLALQAGYSGMYVFNEPLYVGTIVCFSIIKELGPVLTATVITGRVGAAITAELGTMKVTEQIDALYTLGTNPVKYLAVPRFLACITMIPILTAISNIFSILGGYVVARYKLDISSTVYWSDTLDYVKLDDFFHGFIKSIFFAGIIAFVSIYKGFGTKGGAEGVGRATTQAVVTTLVLIIVIDYFLSALLVALKIG from the coding sequence ATGTTAAATAAAATTGAAGGAAAATTTATAGCTATTTTAGACGGGTTGGCAAAAAGTTTCGTTCTTATTTACAAGATAGTTTATTCATGTTTCCTTAAACCTTTTGAAGCCAAGCTGGTAATTTATCAGATGGTCAGCATAGGGTTCAGGTCTTTGCCAGTAGCAATGCTTACAGCTTTTTCTGTCGGCATGGTACTGGCCCTTCAGGCAGGGTATTCCGGCATGTATGTTTTCAACGAACCTTTATATGTCGGTACGATAGTGTGTTTTTCTATCATAAAAGAATTGGGCCCTGTATTAACCGCTACCGTTATTACCGGAAGAGTCGGCGCGGCAATTACGGCGGAGCTTGGAACCATGAAGGTTACCGAGCAGATAGATGCTCTCTATACGCTCGGTACAAATCCTGTAAAATACCTGGCAGTTCCCAGGTTTCTTGCCTGCATTACAATGATTCCGATACTTACCGCAATATCAAATATTTTCAGCATATTAGGAGGATATGTTGTTGCTAGGTATAAACTGGACATTTCCTCGACAGTTTATTGGTCTGACACGCTGGATTATGTTAAATTGGATGATTTTTTCCATGGATTCATTAAATCAATATTTTTTGCCGGAATCATTGCATTCGTTTCAATTTATAAGGGATTCGGAACAAAAGGCGGGGCTGAAGGAGTGGGAAGAGCAACAACACAGGCGGTTGTCACTACGCTGGTTTTGATTATTGTTATTGATTATTTCCTTTCCGCGCTGCTTGTTGCTTTAAAAATAGGTTAA